A stretch of the Amycolatopsis sp. BJA-103 genome encodes the following:
- a CDS encoding ABC transporter substrate-binding protein — protein MGKRMSASRRGRSPGRTGSLLGATALTVGLLAGCGSDAGLKINVYYAPEDNFQSVVDECTKASNGRYEVVYNKLPRPADGQREQMVRRLAAGDDSLDVLGLDVTWVSEFAEAGWADEWTGEAKAEATAGVLPGPLETATWNGKLYAATKNTNVQLLWYDDRLTPNPPKTWDEMIQQAQALKAQGKPANVVFTGAQYEGLVVIYNTLVESAGGKILSDDGKSVVMDAGAIKALEMLKKVTTAGITDPSLTNSKEDEVRQSFQRGNAAFELNWPFVYASYAKEKKNELQHFKWTTYPQLEAGKPAKTTIGGYNLAVSSTSKHKAEAYEVALCLRNEKNQKFSALKDGVPPTLESLYTDTVPLDATAGVSDDNPSMDTKYPMRETILDALKDAAVRPLTPAYQNASTVLSKILSPPSEIDPQKTAEKLKEQLADALQSKGVIP, from the coding sequence ATGGGGAAGAGGATGAGCGCGAGCCGGAGGGGCCGCTCACCAGGCCGCACCGGCTCGCTACTCGGCGCGACAGCGCTGACGGTCGGCCTGCTGGCGGGCTGTGGGTCGGATGCCGGACTCAAGATCAACGTCTACTACGCGCCCGAAGACAACTTCCAGTCCGTTGTGGACGAATGCACCAAGGCCTCGAACGGGCGGTACGAGGTCGTCTACAACAAGCTCCCGCGCCCGGCCGACGGCCAGCGGGAACAGATGGTCCGCCGGCTGGCCGCCGGCGACGATTCACTCGACGTACTGGGGTTGGACGTCACGTGGGTCTCCGAGTTCGCCGAGGCGGGCTGGGCCGACGAGTGGACGGGCGAAGCGAAGGCCGAGGCGACCGCCGGTGTGCTGCCGGGGCCGCTCGAAACCGCCACGTGGAACGGAAAACTCTACGCGGCGACCAAGAACACCAACGTCCAGCTGCTCTGGTACGACGACAGGCTGACCCCGAATCCGCCGAAGACCTGGGACGAGATGATCCAGCAGGCCCAGGCGCTCAAGGCACAGGGCAAACCGGCGAACGTGGTGTTCACCGGCGCCCAGTACGAAGGCCTCGTGGTCATCTACAACACGCTCGTCGAGTCGGCGGGCGGCAAGATCCTGTCCGACGACGGTAAATCGGTCGTGATGGACGCGGGCGCGATCAAGGCGCTGGAGATGCTCAAGAAGGTCACCACGGCCGGGATCACCGACCCGTCGCTGACCAACTCGAAGGAGGACGAGGTCCGCCAGTCCTTCCAGCGCGGCAACGCCGCCTTCGAACTGAACTGGCCGTTCGTCTACGCCTCCTACGCCAAGGAGAAGAAGAACGAACTGCAGCACTTCAAGTGGACCACCTATCCGCAGCTCGAAGCGGGCAAGCCCGCCAAGACCACGATCGGTGGCTACAACCTGGCGGTCAGCTCGACTTCGAAGCACAAGGCCGAGGCCTACGAGGTCGCGCTGTGCCTGCGCAACGAGAAGAACCAGAAGTTCTCCGCGCTCAAGGACGGTGTCCCGCCGACGCTCGAATCGCTGTACACCGACACGGTCCCGCTCGACGCGACCGCCGGGGTGAGCGACGACAACCCGAGCATGGACACGAAGTACCCGATGCGGGAAACGATCCTGGACGCGCTCAAGGACGCCGCGGTGCGCCCGCTGACGCCCGCGTACCAGAACGCTTCGACGGTGCTGTCGAAGATCCTTTCCCCGCCTTCTGAAATCGATCCGCAGAAGACGGCGGAGAAGCTGAAAGAGCAGCTCGCCGACGCGCTCCAGTCGAAGGGAGTGATCCCGTGA
- a CDS encoding carbohydrate ABC transporter permease yields MTVQEAAGSATKSEPGKKAKPVLSEGKKAERRLGLWLCAPAAFVMIAVTGYPIVYSIWLSLQRYDLRFPAQQEFVGFDNYIAVLSNGYWWTAFGTTMGLTIVSVVIEFVLGMGLALIMHRTLVGRGLVRTVALIPYGIVTVVAAFSWYYAWTPDTGYLANLFFPDTAPLTEYWPSLAIIVLAEVWKTTPFMALLLMAGLALVPDDLLKAASMDGATAWQRFTKVMLPVMKPAILVALLFRTLDAFRIFDNIFVLTNGAQDTSSVSMQTYNNLVKGLNLGIGSTMAVLIFITVAIIAFIFIKVFGTAAPGSDNGGKR; encoded by the coding sequence GTGACCGTGCAGGAAGCCGCCGGTTCGGCGACCAAGAGCGAGCCGGGCAAGAAGGCGAAACCCGTTCTCAGTGAAGGAAAGAAGGCCGAGCGCAGGCTCGGTCTCTGGCTGTGCGCCCCGGCGGCGTTCGTGATGATCGCCGTCACCGGGTATCCGATCGTCTACTCGATCTGGCTTTCGCTGCAGCGCTACGACCTCCGGTTCCCGGCGCAGCAGGAGTTCGTCGGGTTCGACAACTACATCGCGGTGCTGTCCAACGGTTACTGGTGGACGGCGTTCGGGACGACGATGGGGTTGACCATAGTTTCGGTGGTGATCGAGTTCGTGCTGGGCATGGGCCTGGCGCTGATCATGCACCGGACGCTGGTCGGACGGGGCCTCGTGCGGACGGTCGCCCTGATCCCGTACGGCATCGTGACGGTGGTCGCGGCGTTCTCCTGGTATTACGCCTGGACACCGGACACGGGCTATCTGGCGAATCTGTTCTTCCCCGACACCGCGCCGCTGACCGAGTACTGGCCCTCGCTGGCGATCATCGTGCTGGCCGAGGTCTGGAAGACGACACCGTTCATGGCACTGCTGCTGATGGCGGGGCTGGCGCTGGTGCCGGACGACCTGCTCAAGGCCGCGTCGATGGACGGCGCGACCGCGTGGCAGCGGTTCACCAAGGTGATGCTGCCGGTGATGAAACCCGCGATCCTGGTGGCGCTGCTGTTCCGCACCCTGGACGCGTTCCGCATCTTCGACAACATCTTCGTGCTCACCAACGGCGCGCAGGACACGTCGTCGGTGTCGATGCAGACCTACAACAACCTGGTCAAGGGGTTGAACCTCGGGATCGGGTCGACGATGGCGGTGCTGATCTTCATCACGGTGGCGATCATCGCGTTCATCTTCATCAAGGTGTTCGGCACGGCCGCACCTGGTAGTGACAACGGGGGTAAGCGCTGA
- a CDS encoding carbohydrate ABC transporter permease, whose protein sequence is MVMGGAVTPGRKLKWGVVDLLVLVFALFPVLWVVSLSFKTKETLDDGSFIPKEWTWQNYADIFETTEFIRALVNSIGIAIIATVIAVVLGTMAAYAIARLDFPGKQLLVGMSLLIAMFPQVSLVTPLFNIERELGLFDTWPGLILPYITFALPLSIYTLSAFFREIPWELEKAAKMDGATPAQAFRKVIAPLAAPGVFTTAILVFIFCWNDFLFAISLTSTESSRTVPAALSFFTGSSQFEDPTGTISAAAVVITVPIILFVLFFQRRIVAGLTSGAVKG, encoded by the coding sequence ATGGTGATGGGTGGAGCGGTCACTCCCGGCCGCAAACTCAAGTGGGGCGTGGTGGATCTCCTCGTCCTGGTGTTCGCGCTGTTCCCGGTGCTGTGGGTGGTGTCCCTTTCGTTCAAGACCAAGGAAACCCTGGACGACGGGTCCTTCATCCCGAAGGAATGGACCTGGCAGAACTACGCGGACATCTTCGAGACCACGGAGTTCATCCGGGCACTGGTGAACTCGATCGGGATCGCGATCATCGCGACGGTGATCGCGGTCGTCCTCGGCACGATGGCGGCGTACGCGATCGCGCGGCTCGACTTCCCCGGCAAGCAGTTGCTGGTCGGGATGTCGCTGCTGATCGCGATGTTCCCGCAGGTGTCGCTGGTGACGCCGCTGTTCAACATCGAACGTGAGCTGGGGTTGTTCGACACCTGGCCGGGGCTGATCCTGCCCTACATCACGTTCGCGCTGCCGCTGTCGATCTACACGCTTTCCGCGTTCTTCCGCGAAATCCCGTGGGAGCTGGAAAAAGCGGCGAAGATGGACGGCGCGACCCCGGCGCAGGCGTTCCGGAAGGTGATCGCGCCCCTGGCGGCACCGGGGGTGTTCACCACCGCGATCCTGGTGTTCATCTTCTGCTGGAACGACTTCCTGTTCGCGATCTCGCTGACCTCGACCGAGTCCTCGCGGACGGTCCCGGCGGCGCTGTCGTTCTTCACCGGGTCCTCGCAGTTCGAAGACCCCACCGGGACGATCTCCGCGGCCGCCGTGGTGATCACCGTCCCGATCATCCTGTTCGTGTTGTTCTTCCAGCGTCGCATCGTGGCGGGGCTGACGTCCGGTGCGGTGAAGGGCTGA
- a CDS encoding ABC transporter ATP-binding protein encodes MAEIVLEKVSKKYPDGALAVSEVDMTIADGEFIILVGPSGCGKSTTLNMVAGLEDISSGELRIDGKRVNEKAPKDRDIAMVFQSYALYPHMSVRENMAFPLRLAKVDDKTVRAKVEEAAKILDLTGHLDRKPANLSGGQRQRVAMGRAIVRNPKAFLMDEPLSNLDAKLRGQMRTSVSKIQKQLGTTTLYVTHDQTEAMTLGDRVVVLRAGYVQQIGSPQFLYDNPANLFVAGFIGSPSMNFVPATLENGTARSALGDIPLTDRVRQLVEAADAPREVIVGIRPEHFEDAALVDASARQGATFTAHVDVLESMGSEKFAHFSVEGEAASSSDLADLAADSGSSDVPGSESQIVARLSAASSAAENRDVELWFDADKIKLFDGASGKNLTYTA; translated from the coding sequence ATGGCTGAAATCGTTCTCGAAAAAGTCTCCAAGAAGTACCCCGACGGCGCCCTCGCAGTGTCCGAAGTGGACATGACCATCGCCGACGGCGAGTTCATCATCCTGGTCGGCCCGTCCGGCTGCGGCAAGTCCACGACGCTTAACATGGTCGCCGGCCTGGAGGACATCTCCTCCGGCGAACTGCGCATCGACGGCAAGCGCGTCAACGAAAAGGCGCCGAAGGACCGTGACATCGCGATGGTGTTCCAGTCCTACGCCCTGTATCCGCACATGAGCGTGCGGGAGAACATGGCGTTCCCGTTGCGGCTGGCCAAGGTCGACGACAAGACCGTGCGCGCGAAGGTCGAAGAGGCGGCGAAGATCCTCGACCTGACAGGGCACCTCGACCGCAAACCGGCGAACCTCTCCGGCGGGCAGCGCCAGCGGGTCGCGATGGGGCGTGCGATCGTCCGCAACCCCAAGGCGTTCCTGATGGACGAGCCACTGTCCAACCTGGACGCGAAGCTCCGCGGCCAGATGCGGACCTCGGTGTCGAAGATCCAGAAGCAGCTGGGCACGACGACGCTGTACGTCACGCACGACCAGACCGAGGCGATGACCCTCGGCGACCGGGTCGTCGTGCTCCGGGCGGGCTACGTGCAGCAGATCGGGTCGCCGCAGTTCCTCTACGACAACCCGGCGAACCTGTTCGTGGCCGGGTTCATCGGCAGCCCGTCGATGAACTTCGTGCCCGCGACGCTGGAGAACGGCACCGCCCGCAGTGCGCTGGGCGACATCCCGCTCACCGACCGGGTGCGGCAGCTCGTCGAGGCCGCCGACGCGCCGCGTGAGGTCATCGTCGGCATCAGGCCGGAGCACTTCGAGGACGCCGCACTGGTGGACGCGTCCGCCCGTCAGGGCGCGACGTTCACCGCCCACGTGGACGTCCTCGAGTCGATGGGTTCCGAGAAGTTCGCGCACTTCTCGGTCGAGGGTGAGGCCGCGTCGTCGTCCGACCTCGCGGATCTGGCCGCCGACAGCGGATCCTCGGACGTTCCCGGCTCCGAGTCGCAGATCGTGGCCCGGCTGTCCGCGGCGTCCTCGGCCGCGGAGAACAGAGACGTGGAACTCTGGTTCGACGCCGACAAGATCAAGCTGTTCGACGGGGCCAGCGGCAAGAACCTGACCTACACCGCCTAG
- a CDS encoding PspC domain-containing protein: MSNSVATRLTRPRQGRMIGGVCAGLAKRFGTTPGKVRLLAVLSCLLPGPQFIVYLVMWLALPESEY; this comes from the coding sequence GTGAGCAACTCCGTAGCCACCCGCCTGACCCGCCCGCGCCAGGGCCGCATGATCGGCGGCGTCTGCGCCGGTCTCGCCAAACGGTTCGGCACCACGCCGGGCAAGGTCCGCCTGCTCGCCGTGCTCTCCTGCCTGCTGCCGGGCCCGCAGTTCATCGTCTACCTCGTGATGTGGCTCGCCCTGCCCGAGAGCGAGTACTGA
- a CDS encoding TetR/AcrR family transcriptional regulator gives MARDLAPAAPARPLRRDAELNRQRIIAAARDVFGERGLEATLDDVAHHAGVGVGTVYRRFPSKEHLVEAMFVDQFETIRQFAEEALRAEDPWKGFTDFTWRAAELHAGDRGLREVMLSNVFGQERVAEAKARMVPLITQLVERAQTAGVLRADIVPTDMPLLHQMVGSVIEFTHGIQPDLWRRCLALLLDGLRAEPGRATPLPHPPLDFEALDEVMCSFRLPKLR, from the coding sequence ATGGCACGGGACCTCGCTCCCGCCGCACCGGCGCGGCCGCTGCGGCGCGACGCTGAACTCAATCGGCAGCGCATCATCGCGGCGGCACGCGATGTCTTCGGCGAGCGCGGGCTCGAAGCGACGCTCGATGACGTCGCGCATCACGCGGGAGTCGGCGTCGGCACCGTCTATCGCCGCTTCCCGAGTAAGGAACACCTGGTCGAGGCCATGTTCGTCGACCAGTTCGAGACGATCCGCCAGTTCGCCGAAGAGGCGCTTCGGGCCGAAGATCCCTGGAAGGGCTTCACCGACTTCACCTGGCGCGCGGCCGAACTGCACGCCGGTGACCGCGGGTTACGCGAAGTCATGCTGTCGAACGTCTTCGGCCAGGAGCGCGTCGCCGAGGCGAAAGCACGCATGGTGCCGTTGATCACACAGCTCGTCGAGCGGGCTCAGACGGCGGGTGTCCTCCGCGCCGACATCGTGCCGACGGACATGCCGCTGCTGCACCAGATGGTCGGTTCGGTCATCGAGTTCACGCACGGTATCCAGCCGGACCTGTGGCGCCGCTGCCTCGCGCTGCTCCTGGACGGCCTGCGCGCCGAACCCGGCCGCGCCACCCCGCTGCCGCATCCGCCGCTGGACTTCGAGGCGCTGGACGAAGTGATGTGCTCCTTCAGGCTGCCGAAGCTGCGTTGA
- a CDS encoding MFS transporter: MPESSTAVVTPPGAGATQHTNPHHARRWLILVMIGLAQLMVVLDATVVNIALPSAQQDLNFSNDARQWVVTAYALAFGSLLLLGGRLADLFGRKRAFLVGLAGFAIVSAIGGAAGSIEMLLVARAAQGVFGALLAPAALSLLTTTFTDPKERGKAFGVFGAIGGGGAAIGLLLGGVLTEYLDWRWSMYVNIVFAVVAFAGSFVLLKNSETEGPRPKLDIPGTITASAGLFALVYGFANAERDSWSSISVWGFLAAGVVLLAAFVVIQQRAEHPLLPLRVLLDRDRGGSYLAMFLLAIGMFSIFLFLTFYIQLNLGFTPVQSGVAFLPMVATLMASATSATAVLLPKFGAKPLVSLGMLTAGAGLFWLSAIDTTSTYASGVLFPLMIMGVGIGLAMAPAMSVATFGVDTHDAGVASAAVNTAQQVGGSIGTALLSTLAGNAATSFLVGKTPTPQLAAEAAVHSYTTAFVWGGWIFVIGAVICGLLLRSGAPAKVTASDAPVAVHM, translated from the coding sequence ATGCCTGAGTCATCCACCGCTGTCGTCACGCCGCCGGGGGCCGGCGCCACGCAGCACACCAACCCGCACCACGCCAGGAGATGGCTCATCCTGGTGATGATCGGTCTCGCCCAGCTGATGGTGGTGCTCGACGCCACCGTCGTGAACATCGCGCTCCCGTCGGCGCAGCAGGACCTCAACTTCTCGAACGACGCCCGCCAGTGGGTCGTCACCGCGTACGCGCTCGCGTTCGGCAGCCTGCTCTTGCTGGGTGGCCGGCTCGCCGACCTCTTCGGCCGCAAACGCGCTTTCCTGGTCGGGCTCGCCGGCTTCGCCATCGTTTCGGCGATCGGCGGCGCCGCCGGCAGCATCGAAATGCTGCTCGTCGCCCGCGCCGCACAGGGTGTCTTCGGCGCCCTTCTCGCTCCGGCGGCCCTTTCGCTGCTGACCACGACCTTCACCGACCCGAAGGAACGCGGTAAGGCCTTCGGTGTCTTCGGCGCGATCGGTGGTGGCGGCGCGGCGATCGGCCTGCTGCTCGGCGGCGTGCTGACCGAGTACCTCGACTGGCGCTGGTCGATGTACGTCAACATCGTCTTCGCGGTGGTCGCGTTCGCCGGTTCGTTCGTGCTGCTGAAGAACTCCGAGACCGAAGGCCCGCGCCCGAAGCTCGACATCCCGGGCACCATCACCGCCTCAGCAGGGCTTTTCGCCCTGGTCTACGGCTTCGCGAACGCCGAGCGCGACTCGTGGTCCTCGATCTCGGTCTGGGGTTTCCTCGCCGCCGGTGTCGTGCTGCTGGCCGCTTTCGTGGTGATCCAGCAGCGGGCCGAACACCCGCTCCTGCCGCTGCGCGTGCTGCTCGACCGCGACCGCGGCGGCTCGTACCTCGCGATGTTCCTGCTCGCCATCGGGATGTTCTCGATCTTCCTGTTCCTCACCTTCTACATCCAGCTGAACCTCGGGTTCACGCCGGTGCAGAGCGGGGTCGCGTTCCTGCCTATGGTGGCCACCCTGATGGCCAGCGCGACGTCGGCGACAGCCGTGCTGCTGCCGAAGTTCGGCGCGAAACCGTTGGTGTCACTGGGAATGCTGACCGCCGGGGCCGGACTGTTCTGGCTCTCGGCCATCGACACCACCAGCACCTACGCCAGCGGCGTGCTCTTCCCGCTGATGATCATGGGCGTCGGCATCGGCCTCGCCATGGCGCCTGCGATGAGCGTCGCGACCTTCGGGGTCGACACGCACGACGCCGGTGTCGCGTCCGCGGCGGTCAACACCGCGCAGCAGGTCGGCGGCTCGATCGGGACCGCGCTGCTGAGCACGCTGGCCGGTAACGCGGCGACGTCCTTCTTGGTCGGCAAGACGCCTACGCCGCAACTCGCGGCCGAAGCGGCCGTGCACAGTTACACGACCGCTTTCGTTTGGGGCGGGTGGATCTTCGTGATCGGTGCGGTGATCTGCGGGCTGCTGCTGCGATCCGGCGCTCCGGCGAAGGTGACCGCCTCGGACGCTCCGGTCGCTGTGCACATGTAG
- a CDS encoding ParB N-terminal domain-containing protein → MKDTGFPRADAEHDFLRARRRQVLSRLANWLRGEPDDVNIMLPFHEVVDALGYLGERRIGARVIRLDSIVGSVDRGRDFDRRFRPTSGRVRERWERLALATRRGESIPPIEVYRVGELHFIIDGHHRVSVAHAMGLSTIEAMVTEVRTKLDPSGIRYRGDLIVKDYRRLFLERVPLSGQSRASVVFTDPWDYARLGEHVEAWGFRLMQDEGRYSDRATLAQRWFDEEFVPVVAMLRQADLIGSRTDAEAYLWVACERYRLIRTHRWDDEVFEAVRSQSR, encoded by the coding sequence ATGAAGGACACCGGATTTCCCAGGGCTGACGCGGAACACGACTTCCTCCGCGCGCGACGGCGTCAGGTGCTGTCCCGGCTGGCGAACTGGCTGCGCGGCGAGCCCGACGACGTCAACATCATGCTGCCGTTCCACGAAGTCGTCGACGCGCTCGGCTATCTCGGCGAGCGGAGGATCGGGGCACGGGTGATCCGGCTCGACTCGATCGTCGGCAGCGTCGACCGCGGCCGCGACTTCGACCGCCGCTTCCGCCCGACCTCCGGCCGTGTCCGCGAACGCTGGGAACGGCTGGCTCTCGCGACCAGGCGCGGCGAGTCGATTCCGCCGATCGAGGTGTACCGCGTCGGGGAACTGCATTTCATCATCGACGGGCACCACCGCGTTTCGGTGGCGCACGCGATGGGACTGTCCACAATAGAGGCGATGGTCACCGAGGTGCGGACCAAACTGGACCCGAGCGGGATCCGGTACCGCGGCGACCTGATCGTCAAGGACTACCGGCGGCTGTTCCTGGAGCGCGTCCCGCTTTCCGGGCAGTCGCGGGCTTCGGTGGTGTTCACGGATCCGTGGGACTACGCGCGGCTCGGTGAGCACGTGGAGGCGTGGGGTTTCCGGTTGATGCAGGACGAAGGCCGCTACTCCGACCGCGCGACGCTGGCGCAACGGTGGTTCGACGAGGAATTCGTCCCGGTGGTGGCGATGCTGCGGCAAGCGGATCTGATCGGCTCGCGCACGGACGCCGAGGCTTATCTGTGGGTCGCTTGCGAACGGTACCGGCTGATCCGGACGCACCGGTGGGACGACGAGGTCTTCGAAGCGGTGCGGTCGCAGTCCCGCTGA
- a CDS encoding metallophosphoesterase family protein: MKALVVADEVEERLWTSAVHHHRADLVIGAGDLPYDYLEFLAGALDVPCVFVPGNHDPDLSGYTRYGGLSMKDGFPAVWPGPAGGVNADGRIVDIGGLRFAGLGGSVRYNDGPNQWTQRQQARRARRLVRRARFRRWRDGRDVDVLLTHAPPRHCGDREDPPHRGFDCLHRTIELLRPKWLLHGHIHPHGEPVPDRVVGGTTVRNVVGHRIMEFL; encoded by the coding sequence ATGAAGGCGCTGGTCGTCGCGGACGAGGTCGAGGAGCGATTGTGGACGTCCGCTGTCCACCATCACCGGGCCGACCTCGTAATCGGTGCCGGCGACCTGCCGTACGACTACCTCGAGTTCCTGGCGGGCGCGCTCGACGTGCCGTGCGTCTTCGTCCCGGGCAACCACGATCCCGACCTGTCCGGCTACACCCGCTACGGCGGGCTGTCCATGAAGGACGGCTTTCCCGCGGTGTGGCCGGGCCCGGCGGGCGGGGTGAACGCGGACGGCCGGATCGTCGACATCGGCGGGCTCCGGTTCGCCGGACTCGGCGGCTCGGTCCGCTACAACGACGGCCCGAACCAGTGGACGCAACGCCAGCAGGCGCGGCGGGCCCGTCGGCTGGTGCGCCGGGCGCGGTTCCGCCGCTGGCGGGACGGGCGGGACGTCGACGTCCTGCTCACCCACGCGCCGCCGCGGCACTGCGGCGACCGCGAGGACCCGCCGCACCGCGGTTTCGACTGTCTCCATCGCACGATCGAGTTGTTGCGGCCGAAATGGTTGCTGCACGGGCACATCCACCCGCACGGTGAACCCGTGCCGGACCGGGTGGTCGGCGGGACCACGGTACGGAACGTGGTCGGGCACCGGATCATGGAGTTCCTATGA
- the corA gene encoding magnesium/cobalt transporter CorA, translating to MPAIPSLGGLRGRSNGRAKGAPERPLPVPLSAYVVDCAVYVEGKRLPGRWSHSEAIKEVRKRHAGFVWIGLHEPDAVQIQGIAETFGLHELAVEDALEAHQRPKLERYDDTLFMVLKTVRYVEHESPATANEIVETGELMAFLGRDFVITVRHGNHSGLARLRRELDQDPERLDLGPSAVLHAIADHVVDHYLDVTTAIESDIDEMETHVFAPRSKVSAEQIYFMKREVLELRRAVMPLGTPLQRLAEGYTRLIPDEVRSYFRDVSDHLTTVAERVANFDELLTTLVDATLAKITLQQNTDMRKITAWAAIIAVPTALAGIYGMNFDYMPELHWRFGYPLAMTVIFGVCILLYRIFRKNRWL from the coding sequence ATGCCTGCCATTCCCTCGCTCGGCGGCCTTCGCGGCCGGAGCAACGGCCGAGCCAAAGGCGCCCCCGAGCGCCCGCTGCCCGTCCCCCTTTCGGCGTACGTCGTCGACTGCGCGGTGTACGTGGAGGGCAAGCGCCTGCCCGGCCGCTGGTCGCACTCCGAGGCCATCAAAGAGGTCCGCAAACGGCACGCCGGCTTCGTCTGGATCGGCCTGCACGAGCCCGACGCGGTCCAGATCCAGGGCATCGCGGAGACCTTCGGCCTGCACGAACTGGCCGTCGAGGACGCGCTCGAGGCGCACCAGCGGCCCAAGCTCGAACGCTACGACGACACGCTGTTCATGGTGTTGAAGACGGTCCGCTACGTCGAGCACGAGTCGCCCGCGACGGCGAACGAGATCGTCGAGACCGGCGAGCTGATGGCGTTCCTCGGCCGCGATTTCGTGATCACCGTGCGGCACGGGAACCACTCGGGCCTGGCCAGGCTGCGCCGCGAACTCGATCAGGACCCGGAGCGGCTCGACCTCGGGCCGTCCGCGGTCCTGCACGCGATCGCGGACCACGTCGTCGACCACTACCTCGACGTCACCACCGCGATCGAGTCGGACATCGACGAGATGGAGACGCACGTCTTCGCGCCGCGCTCCAAGGTGAGCGCCGAGCAGATCTACTTCATGAAGCGCGAGGTGCTGGAACTGCGCCGCGCGGTCATGCCCCTCGGGACCCCGCTGCAGCGCCTGGCCGAGGGCTACACGCGGCTGATCCCGGACGAGGTCCGCTCCTACTTCCGCGACGTCTCCGACCACCTCACCACGGTCGCGGAGCGGGTCGCGAACTTCGACGAGCTGCTGACCACCCTGGTCGACGCGACACTGGCGAAGATCACGCTCCAGCAGAACACCGACATGCGCAAGATCACCGCGTGGGCGGCGATCATCGCGGTCCCGACGGCGCTGGCCGGTATCTACGGGATGAACTTCGACTACATGCCGGAACTGCACTGGCGCTTCGGCTACCCGCTGGCGATGACGGTCATCTTCGGCGTCTGCATCCTGCTCTACCGAATATTCCGGAAGAACCGCTGGCTCTGA
- a CDS encoding MaoC family dehydratase: MQFGRYYEEFEVGAVYKHWPGKTVTEYDDHLFCLITMNHHPLHLDAHYAGETTDFGKNVVVGNYVYSLLLGMSVPDVSGKAIANLEVESLKHVKPTFHGDTIYGETEVLDKTPSKSKDDRGVVYVETRGYKQDGTIVCVFRRKVMVPKRSYGDARGGEQPGRPVPHE; encoded by the coding sequence GTGCAGTTCGGTCGTTATTACGAAGAGTTCGAGGTCGGCGCGGTCTACAAGCACTGGCCGGGCAAAACGGTCACCGAGTACGACGACCACCTGTTCTGCCTCATCACCATGAATCACCATCCGCTGCACCTCGACGCGCACTACGCCGGGGAGACCACCGACTTCGGCAAGAACGTCGTGGTCGGCAACTACGTCTACTCGCTGTTGCTGGGGATGTCGGTGCCGGACGTGTCCGGCAAGGCGATCGCGAACCTCGAGGTCGAGTCGCTGAAACACGTGAAGCCGACCTTCCACGGTGACACCATCTACGGCGAGACCGAGGTCCTGGACAAGACGCCGTCGAAGTCGAAGGACGATCGCGGTGTCGTCTACGTCGAGACCCGCGGTTACAAGCAGGACGGCACGATCGTGTGTGTGTTCCGTCGCAAGGTGATGGTGCCGAAGCGGTCCTACGGTGACGCCAGGGGCGGCGAGCAGCCCGGCCGTCCCGTGCCGCACGAATAA